One window of Silurus meridionalis isolate SWU-2019-XX chromosome 9, ASM1480568v1, whole genome shotgun sequence genomic DNA carries:
- the selenos gene encoding selenoprotein S, giving the protein MEANNAGDANIRPGAGEENLENQDLSFLQAIAVAFFSQYGWFLLVLCVGVYFLIQYLSKMRPSLFQSSAPAVSQDPSSVVKREEALEASRRRMQAELDAKAAEFKEKQQRLEEEKRQQKIEMWESVKEGKSFKRNACGARPFFNPTPQKKNNREREKKWGEEKGEDAEEEEAAASLRSAQHLSRSSQWPAKAGRMGMLLAAWTP; this is encoded by the exons ATGGAGGCAAACAACGCTGGCGATGCTAACATAAGACCCGGAGCAGGAGAAGAGAATCTGGAAAACCAAGACTTAAGTTTTCTTCAAGCAATTG CTGTTGCTTTCTTTTCTCAATATGGATGGTTTCTGTTGGTCCTGTGTGTTGGAGTTTACTTCCTCATCCAGTATCTCAGTAAGATGAGACCCAGCTTGTTTCAGAGCTCAGCTCCAGCAGTCAGTCAAG acCCATCATCGGTGGTAAAGCGCGAAGAAGCACTGGAGGCGTCGCGCCGAAGAATGCAAGCAGAGCTCGATGCTAAAGCCGCAGAGTTTAAAGAGAAACAGCAGAGA ctggaggaggagaaaagacAGCAGAAAATCGAGATGTGGGAAAGCGTGAAAGAAGGAAAGAGTTTTAAAAgaaacgcgtgt GGGGCGCGACCCTTCTTCAATCCCACACCGCAGAAGAAGAACaaccgagagagagaaaaaaagtggGGGGAGGAAAAAGGCGAAGacgccgaagaagaagaagcagccgcGTCGCTGCGAAGCGCCCAGCACCTCAGTCGCTCCTCACAATGGCCCGCTAAGGCAGGAAGAATGGGGATGCTGCTCGCTGCGTGGACGCCGTAA
- the snrpa1 gene encoding U2 small nuclear ribonucleoprotein A' — protein MVKLSAELIEQAAQYTNPVRDRELDLRGYKIPVLENLGATLDQFDTIDFSDNEIRKLDGFPLLRRLKTVLMNNNRICRIGENLEHSLPNLKELILTSNSIQELGDLDPLATAKSLTLLSLLRNPVTNKKHYRLYVINKLPQIRVLDFQKVKLKERQEAEKMFKGKRGAQLAKDIAKRSKTFTPGAGLQVEKVKTGPSAADVEAIKAAIANATSLAEVERLKGMLQSGQIPGREFRQGAQSMVEEEEDDEPEMGVQETVSMYSAVGGEDMEDDGVENGEEDMHVNGS, from the exons ATGGTGAAATTGTCGGCAGAGTTGATCGAGCAGGCGGCGCAGTACACTAACCCGGTCCGGGACCGAGAACTGGATCTCCGAG GTTATAAAATCCCAGTTTTGGAGAACCTTGGTGCCACTCTAGATCAGTTTGACACCATCGACTTTTCCGATAATGAGATCAGAAAGCTGGACGGATTCCCGCTGCTCCGGAGACTCAAAACCGTGTTGATGAACAACAATCGCATCTG CCGGATCGGTGAAAACCTCGAGCATTCGCTGCCTAATCTAAAGGAGCTGATCCTCACAAGTAACAGCATCCAAGAGCTG GGAGATCTGGATCCACTTGCTACAGCAAAGAGCTTGACTCTTCTCAG TCTTTTAAGAAACCCAGTAACCAACAAGAAGCATTACAGGCTGTATGTCATCAACAAACTTCCACAGATACGCGTTCTGGATTTCCAGAAGGTGAAATTAAAG GAACGTCAAGAGGCTGAGAAAATGTTCAAAGGCAAACGGGGCGCTCAGCTCGCAAAGGATATTGCCAAGCGCTCAAAAAC GTTCACGCCAGGGGCCGGCCTGCAGGTTGAGAAAGTGAAAACGGGACCGTCTGCGGCAGACGTTGAAGCCATTAAG GCTGCCATCGCTAATGCCACATCACTGGCTGAGGTCGAGAGGCTGAAGGGAATGTTGCAGTCCGGTCAGATCCCTGGGAGAGAATTTAGACAAG GTGCGCAGAGCATGGTtgaggaagaagaggatgatgagCCTGAAATGGGGGTGCAGGAGACTGTGTCGATGTACAGCGCTGTCGGCGGGGAAGACATGGAAGATGATGGAGTGGAAAACGGagaggaagacatgcatgttAATGGATCGTAG